A section of the Sporosarcina sp. ANT_H38 genome encodes:
- a CDS encoding sodium-dependent transporter — MRTTEQWSSKIGFILSAAGSAIGIGAIWKLPYVTGINGGGAFFLIFILFSLFIGFPLLLAEFVIGRSTQKEAVSAYRSLAPTTNWHWIGKLGVLTCFLLLSFYSVIGGWIVIYFAKGLFGGIISEGVDYALVFNETIGNPILVIVAQFAFLIITVLVVSKGIKNGIEKVSKILMPALFILFFILIIRSLTLDNAMEGVKFFLAPDFSSITSQTILYAMGQAFFSLSVGVSVMVTYSSYLSKKESLIQPAISIVTMNLFIALLAGLAIFPAVFALDLEPAEGPGLLFVVLPAVFDQIMFGEVFLLGFLALFLFATLTSAFSMLEIIVASVVKGNEAKRTKFSFIIGALIFAVGIPSALSYSVFADILIFSKNIFDAADYLVSNILMPLGVLLISIFVTRKISKSTLREEVLQHSRLGASAFTIWFFIMKYIIPLVIIVVFLDITGILDKIIEFF, encoded by the coding sequence TATGTAACGGGTATAAATGGGGGAGGAGCATTCTTTCTTATATTCATCTTATTTTCTTTATTTATAGGTTTTCCATTGTTATTAGCAGAGTTCGTTATTGGTAGAAGTACACAAAAAGAAGCAGTTAGTGCCTATCGTAGTTTAGCTCCTACTACTAATTGGCATTGGATCGGTAAGTTGGGCGTATTAACCTGTTTCCTATTATTGTCTTTTTATAGTGTAATCGGTGGTTGGATTGTTATCTATTTTGCAAAAGGTTTGTTTGGTGGAATAATTAGTGAGGGTGTAGATTATGCATTAGTCTTTAACGAAACCATTGGAAATCCTATCTTGGTCATTGTCGCCCAATTTGCATTTTTGATTATTACAGTGTTAGTTGTATCGAAAGGGATTAAAAATGGAATTGAAAAAGTGAGTAAAATTTTGATGCCCGCTTTATTTATACTCTTTTTTATTCTAATCATTCGTTCACTTACACTCGATAACGCTATGGAAGGTGTAAAATTCTTTTTAGCACCTGATTTCTCGAGTATCACTTCCCAAACGATTCTGTATGCGATGGGTCAAGCTTTTTTCTCCTTAAGTGTCGGAGTATCCGTTATGGTTACGTATAGTTCATATCTTTCTAAAAAAGAAAGCTTAATTCAACCAGCTATTTCAATCGTTACAATGAATTTGTTTATTGCTTTATTAGCAGGATTAGCAATCTTCCCAGCTGTTTTTGCATTAGATTTAGAACCGGCTGAAGGACCTGGTTTGTTGTTTGTTGTATTACCTGCAGTGTTTGATCAAATTATGTTTGGAGAAGTTTTCTTATTAGGATTTTTAGCATTATTTTTATTTGCCACATTAACTTCAGCTTTTTCAATGTTAGAAATTATTGTAGCATCTGTAGTGAAAGGAAATGAAGCGAAGAGAACAAAGTTTTCATTTATTATTGGTGCTTTAATTTTCGCAGTAGGAATTCCCTCTGCATTATCCTATAGTGTTTTTGCTGATATTTTAATCTTCTCGAAAAATATTTTTGATGCCGCTGATTATTTAGTTAGTAATATTCTAATGCCTCTAGGTGTGTTATTAATTTCAATTTTCGTCACACGTAAGATTAGCAAAAGCACATTACGGGAGGAAGTATTACAGCATTCTCGTTTAGGGGCTTCTGCATTTACTATATGGTTTTTTATAATGAAGTACATTATTCCTTTAGTAATTATCGTCGTATTTCTTGATATTACTGGCATACTTGATAAAATAATTGAGTTCTTTTAA